A single Acetomicrobium thermoterrenum DSM 13490 DNA region contains:
- a CDS encoding 3-isopropylmalate dehydratase large subunit, which translates to MHALEKLLAKASGKSSVKTGEIVEAEVDLAEVNDLYLQVIKSFYEMGGKKVAHPERVAFVFDHYSPPPTIKAADNQKQMREFCEKMGINMLYDIGEGVCHQLLAESGLVGPGKVVIETDSHTTTLGALGSFATGVGATDLAIILLTGRLWFKVPSIVNINLDGKPPFPVMAKDVILHVLGKLKQDAAIYQAIEFTGSTLSSMEMDERFVLCNMSVEMGAKTAYIQPDEITFGFLEAMGTKREDFDVLTTDEGFTYSIVHHIDVSDLKPQIALPGSVDNVTNVEEVEGTPATQVFIGTCTGGRLNDIKVASEILKGKSVAKNVRCIVIPASKKVFKDALKLGYVQTLIDAGAVFVTPGCGPCLGAHEGVLAPGDVCVSTSSRNFPGRMGSTQASIYIASPATAAASAISGRITDPRKIL; encoded by the coding sequence ATGCACGCGCTTGAAAAGCTGTTAGCCAAGGCGTCCGGTAAAAGTAGCGTCAAGACGGGCGAGATTGTCGAGGCCGAAGTAGATTTAGCGGAAGTTAACGACCTTTATCTTCAAGTAATAAAGTCCTTTTACGAAATGGGAGGAAAGAAAGTTGCACATCCTGAAAGGGTGGCTTTTGTCTTCGATCACTACTCCCCACCCCCTACCATAAAGGCAGCAGATAATCAGAAGCAGATGAGAGAATTTTGCGAAAAAATGGGAATAAACATGCTTTACGACATAGGCGAAGGTGTTTGTCATCAACTCTTGGCCGAAAGCGGCTTGGTGGGTCCCGGGAAAGTGGTCATAGAGACGGATTCACATACCACGACGCTTGGAGCTCTCGGCTCCTTTGCTACCGGTGTTGGAGCCACGGATTTGGCCATTATCCTCTTGACGGGCAGACTCTGGTTTAAAGTGCCTTCAATTGTCAATATCAATCTCGATGGAAAACCTCCTTTTCCAGTCATGGCAAAGGACGTAATACTCCATGTTTTAGGGAAGTTGAAACAGGATGCTGCCATTTATCAAGCCATAGAGTTCACAGGTTCAACTTTATCCTCCATGGAGATGGACGAGCGGTTTGTGCTCTGCAACATGTCTGTGGAGATGGGCGCTAAGACAGCTTATATACAGCCCGATGAGATAACGTTCGGATTTTTGGAAGCAATGGGCACAAAAAGAGAAGATTTCGACGTGTTGACCACTGATGAAGGCTTTACTTATTCGATAGTACACCATATAGACGTAAGCGACCTAAAACCCCAGATAGCCTTACCGGGAAGTGTCGACAACGTAACAAATGTGGAGGAAGTGGAGGGGACACCTGCAACACAAGTGTTCATAGGAACCTGTACAGGCGGCAGGTTGAACGACATCAAAGTAGCGTCGGAAATTTTGAAGGGCAAAAGTGTAGCTAAAAACGTTCGCTGTATAGTTATTCCCGCTTCCAAGAAGGTGTTTAAAGATGCCCTGAAGCTGGGTTACGTCCAAACCCTTATTGATGCTGGAGCTGTTTTTGTTACCCCCGGATGCGGTCCCTGTCTTGGTGCGCACGAAGGCGTCCTTGCTCCCGGAGACGTCTGCGTATCTACCTCGAGCAGAAACTTCCCCGGACGCATGGGAAGCACGCAGGCTTCTATTTACATTGCCTCTCCTGCTACGGCAGCGGCTTCTGCGATCAGCGGCAGGATTACCGATCCTCGCAAAATTCTTTAG
- a CDS encoding FadR/GntR family transcriptional regulator, with protein MTRKELAISIYDQIKENKLGRDNKLPSERELANMFQVTRPLIREALAMLEAFGIIEVRDRQGIFIKEKAWSEISLPLSFLVDWPLDILPQVFEARLIIEPKAAAIAAKRRTQSDLEKLKETIFKIEELFKEDRSDKALLGEKWNSIFHAIVVATSHNDVLCRIHEGIIRLYERNVSSFPREKAPMPFEKWPKEIWMEHAGIVDAIEEGNAAEAERRAHEHVLISQERIYRFTQSLGLQFFVPLNGHAKEDDLHARA; from the coding sequence ATGACGAGGAAAGAATTGGCAATTAGTATTTACGATCAGATAAAAGAAAACAAGCTGGGCAGGGATAATAAACTGCCGAGCGAGCGCGAGCTGGCAAATATGTTTCAGGTCACACGCCCTTTGATAAGAGAAGCCCTGGCGATGCTCGAGGCCTTCGGCATAATTGAGGTTCGGGATCGACAGGGTATATTTATAAAAGAAAAGGCGTGGAGCGAAATTTCGCTTCCGCTGTCCTTTTTGGTGGATTGGCCTCTCGATATCCTGCCCCAAGTGTTTGAAGCCAGATTGATAATTGAGCCCAAGGCAGCGGCAATTGCTGCGAAAAGAAGAACACAATCGGATTTAGAAAAGCTTAAAGAAACCATTTTCAAAATTGAAGAGCTTTTTAAAGAAGACAGGTCTGACAAGGCGTTATTGGGCGAAAAGTGGAATTCTATCTTTCATGCCATCGTTGTAGCAACCTCGCACAATGATGTCTTGTGTAGGATACATGAAGGGATCATTAGATTATATGAACGCAATGTCTCTTCCTTTCCAAGAGAAAAGGCACCCATGCCCTTTGAAAAATGGCCCAAGGAAATCTGGATGGAACATGCAGGGATCGTCGATGCCATAGAAGAGGGAAATGCAGCTGAAGCCGAAAGAAGAGCCCATGAACACGTTCTTATATCACAGGAGCGTATTTATCGGTTTACCCAATCACTTGGGCTGCAATTTTTTGTTCCATTAAACGGTCATGCGAAGGAGGATGATCTACATGCACGCGCTTGA
- the nifS gene encoding cysteine desulfurase NifS, with translation MSRFVYLDHSATTPVDQRVVEAMLPFFSIDFGNPNSLHAWGRKARQAVDQARDEVSRLINAEPSEIIFTGGGSEADNIAIKGVAFAKKDKGRHIITSAIEHHAVLDTCKWLEKEGFDITILPVDEYGTIRPEELRKAIRPDTILVTIHFANNEIGTVQPIEQLGSICREQGVLFHTDAVQAAGHIPVDVKKLPIDLMTMAAHKMYGPKGVGALYIKKGVKIVPLIHGGGQERGWRSGTENTAGIVGFGKAAALASDRLAKDEPEKERNLRDRLIDGILEKIEDAMLTGHRKERLPFHASFCFRYIEGESLLLRLDALGIGASSGSACTSGSLEPSHVLLAIGLPHEIAHGSLRLTLGKDTSEEDIDYVLENLPKVVESLRAMSPYGKRG, from the coding sequence ATGAGTCGTTTTGTATATCTAGATCACTCAGCAACGACGCCTGTGGACCAAAGAGTCGTGGAGGCGATGCTGCCCTTCTTCTCCATAGACTTCGGAAATCCAAACAGCCTTCATGCCTGGGGAAGAAAGGCAAGGCAGGCGGTCGACCAAGCAAGAGACGAAGTTTCCCGGCTGATCAATGCCGAACCCTCTGAGATCATATTTACAGGCGGAGGCAGCGAAGCCGATAATATAGCCATAAAGGGCGTTGCCTTCGCGAAAAAGGACAAGGGGCGCCACATAATAACCTCGGCGATAGAACATCACGCCGTATTGGACACTTGCAAATGGCTCGAAAAAGAAGGCTTCGACATAACCATCCTTCCCGTAGACGAATACGGCACAATAAGGCCCGAGGAATTGAGAAAAGCTATTCGGCCCGACACTATACTGGTTACTATTCACTTTGCAAACAACGAGATAGGAACGGTCCAACCAATCGAACAGTTGGGGAGCATATGCCGCGAGCAGGGCGTGCTGTTTCATACAGACGCAGTTCAAGCAGCGGGACACATCCCCGTAGATGTCAAAAAACTTCCAATAGATTTGATGACCATGGCGGCACATAAGATGTACGGTCCGAAAGGAGTCGGGGCCTTATATATCAAAAAGGGAGTTAAAATCGTTCCTCTGATTCACGGAGGAGGCCAAGAGAGGGGATGGCGCTCGGGCACTGAAAATACGGCCGGAATAGTCGGTTTCGGCAAGGCTGCTGCTTTAGCCTCTGACAGGCTTGCCAAGGACGAGCCGGAAAAAGAAAGAAATTTGCGCGATCGGCTGATAGACGGAATCTTGGAGAAAATTGAAGATGCAATGCTCACAGGCCACAGAAAGGAACGCTTGCCCTTCCACGCGAGCTTCTGTTTCCGTTACATTGAGGGAGAATCCTTGCTTTTGCGTCTGGATGCCCTGGGGATCGGAGCAAGCAGCGGTTCGGCCTGCACATCGGGCAGTCTTGAGCCAAGCCATGTCTTGCTAGCCATAGGGTTGCCTCACGAGATAGCCCACGGTTCTTTGAGGCTTACCCTTGGGAAGGATACAAGCGAGGAAGACATAGATTACGTATTGGAAAATTTGCCAAAAGTAGTAGAGTCGTTAAGGGCCATGTCCCCTTACGGCAAAAGGGGGTAA
- the nifU gene encoding Fe-S cluster assembly scaffold protein NifU: MYTEKLMQLFMDPKNVGRIEDADGIGEVGNPICGDVMKIYLKIEDDRIVDVKFETFGCAAAIATSSMVTELVKGKTIEEALKVSNKDVAEALGGLPPQKVHCSLLAEEGIKAAVDDYLAKKDKTKREASETRQCAKA; encoded by the coding sequence ATGTATACGGAAAAGTTAATGCAACTTTTCATGGATCCTAAAAACGTCGGAAGAATTGAAGACGCCGACGGCATAGGAGAGGTGGGAAATCCCATCTGCGGAGACGTTATGAAGATCTATCTGAAGATTGAAGACGACCGCATAGTAGACGTGAAATTTGAGACCTTCGGATGCGCGGCGGCCATTGCAACGAGCTCCATGGTTACTGAGCTTGTTAAGGGCAAAACGATAGAGGAAGCTTTGAAGGTATCTAACAAAGATGTTGCCGAAGCGCTTGGCGGACTTCCGCCACAAAAAGTCCACTGTTCATTGCTTGCCGAAGAAGGCATTAAAGCAGCTGTAGACGACTATCTGGCGAAAAAGGACAAAACTAAAAGGGAAGCGAGCGAAACAAGGCAATGTGCGAAGGCATAG
- a CDS encoding MOSC domain-containing protein, translating into MCEGIVWAVCLSKKKGTVKEDVGEATLVEGMGLEGDAHAGFMHRQVSLLALEDIEKMREKMPNLGPGSFAENITVKGLDMDSLSIGDRVSVGDTLLEVTQIGKECHSKCEIFKITGDCIMPKKGIFCAVIKGGRVKKGDVVKKVKK; encoded by the coding sequence ATGTGCGAAGGCATAGTGTGGGCGGTCTGCCTTTCAAAGAAAAAGGGCACCGTCAAGGAAGATGTAGGCGAAGCCACTCTCGTCGAAGGAATGGGCCTTGAAGGCGATGCTCATGCCGGTTTCATGCACAGACAGGTGAGCTTACTTGCCCTTGAAGATATAGAGAAAATGCGGGAAAAGATGCCAAATTTGGGTCCGGGCAGTTTTGCGGAAAATATAACGGTGAAAGGCCTCGATATGGACAGCCTGTCAATCGGAGACAGGGTAAGCGTCGGCGATACTCTGCTCGAGGTCACGCAGATAGGAAAGGAATGCCATAGCAAATGCGAAATTTTCAAAATAACCGGAGACTGCATAATGCCCAAAAAGGGAATCTTCTGTGCCGTCATTAAGGGCGGCCGTGTCAAGAAAGGCGATGTCGTAAAAAAGGTCAAGAAATAA
- a CDS encoding class I SAM-dependent methyltransferase translates to MLVKAREKAARENLCINFCCADANELPFEDETFDAAVSLSALEFSSDLKKTLLDIYRVLKPGGRMVIGLIGGGSAWSRYYEKKAKKDPESVFRHAHFRTLDELIAAMPGKNVQGKAVLFIPPDFNFEDREKALELEREAQRQGREDGGFICALSYKHLK, encoded by the coding sequence ATGCTTGTTAAGGCGCGAGAGAAGGCAGCGAGGGAAAATCTCTGCATAAACTTTTGCTGTGCCGACGCTAACGAGCTGCCTTTCGAGGATGAAACTTTCGATGCAGCTGTTTCTCTTTCGGCTTTAGAATTCTCCTCTGATTTAAAGAAAACCCTGTTAGACATTTATCGTGTGCTGAAACCGGGCGGCCGCATGGTAATCGGCCTCATTGGAGGAGGAAGCGCCTGGAGCAGGTATTACGAGAAAAAGGCCAAGAAAGATCCTGAAAGCGTCTTTAGACATGCCCACTTTCGAACGCTGGATGAGCTTATTGCTGCCATGCCTGGGAAAAACGTTCAGGGCAAGGCGGTTTTGTTCATTCCGCCTGATTTTAATTTTGAGGATAGGGAAAAAGCATTGGAGCTCGAAAGGGAAGCGCAAAGACAAGGAAGGGAAGACGGTGGATTTATATGTGCCCTTTCCTACAAACACTTAAAGTAA
- a CDS encoding GntR family transcriptional regulator, with product MENSSVIRPLIDVNISDKVFDVLKKAILCGELKPGDVLIERDLAEKLGVSRTPVREAIQRLKSMGLAVQISKKAVIVARPTPKEVIDTYDVREVLEGLAASKAVDNVTAEDISYLKKLMDDMHRCIEINDDEELEKIHMLFHERLFSLSGNKKLYQILMDLRECIKAYTHVGYSFPGRKLEAAKEHAEILEALISRNSKKAQDWARKHIERSKEAYIRELQKD from the coding sequence ATGGAGAATTCAAGTGTTATCAGACCACTGATTGATGTAAACATCAGCGATAAGGTATTTGATGTACTTAAAAAAGCAATACTGTGTGGAGAGCTAAAGCCGGGTGATGTCCTAATAGAGCGTGATCTTGCAGAAAAGCTAGGAGTTTCGCGCACGCCTGTTCGAGAGGCGATACAGCGCTTAAAGTCAATGGGGCTGGCTGTTCAGATTTCAAAGAAGGCCGTAATCGTGGCAAGGCCCACGCCGAAGGAAGTGATAGATACCTATGACGTCAGAGAGGTCCTGGAAGGGCTTGCCGCTAGTAAAGCAGTTGATAACGTTACTGCCGAGGATATCTCTTACCTCAAGAAATTGATGGACGATATGCATAGATGTATCGAAATAAACGACGACGAAGAGCTTGAAAAAATCCACATGCTCTTTCACGAACGTTTGTTCAGTTTATCGGGAAACAAAAAGCTTTATCAGATATTGATGGACCTCAGGGAATGCATAAAGGCCTACACTCACGTGGGTTACTCTTTTCCGGGCAGAAAATTGGAGGCCGCAAAAGAACATGCTGAGATCTTAGAGGCCTTAATATCTCGTAATTCCAAAAAGGCACAAGACTGGGCCAGGAAACATATTGAAAGGTCCAAGGAAGCGTATATAAGGGAACTACAGAAAGACTAA